aaggacttAATAACCATCAATCATTGTCTGTTTTTCATCCTGGGATAGCTTCATCACTCTAAAATGGATGCCACTATCGCCATCAGCCATGATGTAACCCCAGCTTTTACCATTAGCTATAGTGTGCTTCCTAGTTTTCCATGAAATTGCCAATTGCTTAGCTCAACTAATGAAGTCCATATGACTGCAGCATCAGGAGGTGAAGGATCTGATGATTCACAAAACAAATTCAACATCAAAATCCCATACATCAATACTATGTTCTGATATTAAGAAAGAAGTATACATTGTTACTTAGTTCTGGTATGTCTTTCTAGTGCTTACCTTTGCCAGGAGCCTAGAACTAAAGCAGTGTAGGTCACATTAATTGTTCCAAAGGTACAAATTAGTTCTTACAAAGACACCCAATAGTATTCATGCTAAAGAGAGCAATTAGACATAGCCTAGATAGATGAATTTACTAAGACAACCAGAGAGTAACTTcaaaaaatttcagaaaacctCGGCTTGAACCAGTGAAATGCTAATGATCTAGTGCTAACTAGCTATATGTAAACAAATAACATAAACACTACCTTTACAAAAATCTTAGGTATTGTTCAATGAAGAATTGTACTATGCAAACTACTATTTGTAATGGTATTGACGAACTGTAATATCGGAAACATTAGTGTAAGCACATCACCAATTATGATTTCTAACCTGGAAAAAAATGTAAAGGGACGAAGAGATTACACTTAAATCGTTCCTGCAACATCATTGTCAGAAGTAATTGTGATATGACCTCCATTACATCCTATCAGAATTTCCTTACCTGCATATATTTTAAACAAAAGGTTAGTACACTTGTGAACTTATAATTCTGATCAGCAACTGCAGATAATTTATGGATTGGTTGCACCATGTATGCTACCTATCATATTGCAGTCCTCTGAGACTCGGATGTCTTCACGACCAATGGTTGATGTCTAcacaaagaagaaaaatataatataccaAATCGACTTTAGAATTGGATCGATGTTGTTCCAGGTTGTCTAAAATATCTGTAAGGATCCTTGCATATCTTGATGTAGCTGCTCAGTCAGTAGTAAAGCTTAGAAGCATAACTTTAATACTGATATACATACACCCAGCCCTACAGGCCAAAGATGCAAGACTTCAATTACTGAGATACATACACAAAGGCCTAGGGCAAAAATATGGTATTTGATTACAGAAAGACATGAGCTGAAGCATAAGCAAGCATCCTCTAGGAAAAAAAGATTCTTGTGGAACCAATGCAGACAAAATCTGTCATTAGAATCACCACTGAAGAAGCGAATTTTAAAATACTAAATCCCGCTACAAACATCACTAAGCAAAAATCTTGTGCATCTACATTCTACAATTTTATTATTCTCTATTTTCAGAATATGCACTGCATCACGAACTAATCAGCCACTAAATCTCACATCACATCCATTCACTGTCATCAGATCTGAACAAACACAAGATTTGGCCTCTACCTCCACCCCACAAGACTACATCCCCTTTGCCCCATCAGCAAAGAACAGCCAGGAGCCcatcccaacccctctccccaTCCCCTTAGCCCCTATCAGCAAGATgcaaaagaagaagaggaaacattaggagaggggaagaggaaggaggggaggggCAAGACGACCTCGTACTGTTGCTTCCTTGAGGCTGTACCGCTTGTGACTGCCGTTGCAGCTGCCGCAGAGCACGTAGCGCTCGCCACCGCACCGGCtgcaggcggcgagggcggttgcgccggcgccggctacAACGCGTCGGAGCTCGCCGGActcgtggaggcggcggacctcctcggcgccgccgaggtGGCGGCCGCCGACGAACACCTGAGGGAGGGTGAcaccgcgcgcgcgggggaggagcgcgCCGAGCTCCTGGAGGTAGCGGGGGTCCATGGCGAGGAGGGGTCGACGGCTGTCaacggagaggagaggagaggatagaaGGGGAAGATTAGGTTGGTCAAAGTGAAAGTGAAAATAtcaggaggggagagagaagaggagatgagATGAAAACATTTGAAGCCAggaggaaggaaaaaaatattaattttaaaatattaaaatttcgaatcgaattttattatactaaatgaactcatgtgtaaaagttgtcaaaaataaagttgtagaactcgttGAAATCTAccatttttcttttggtcatttttccatCCGACTTTgattaaactatataaaatttaaattttaaaatataagaaattcaaataatttttcgagtagtaaatgattttaaatgaaaaaaattgtcaacatcAAAATTGTAAAAcacatcaatatctacaacttttgttttggttatttttctatatgactttgtttcaatagtttgaatttgaatttcaaattatgacaacttcaaacaacgtTTTcaaatagtaaatgatttcaactgaaaaggtcatcaacaataaagtggtataactcatcaagatctgtgacttttattttgatcatttcttcatccgataaagcgatttgtaacattgttcataaaatgtacatatctcttatatagttttataaactatcagagagatatgtaaattttttgaaaaatgttactatcactttgtcggatgaagaaataacaaaaataaaagttatagatcttaatgagttatataattttgttgttgatgactttttcagctgaaatcatttactgcttcaaaatattatttgaagtttagaaattcaaatttttaattaataaaacaaagtcacaagaaaaaaaaagccaaaaaaataatagcagtaagaatataataacatgatagaacatgattttagaaacatttagaaaaaagaatcatccaatttggagtttatatgagtgagataaattgagaaaatatgtagtgcaaaccacatatacagtggaaacttggaaactaccgttggatcgagaaatggacgtccgagattcgtccacatcaccatgagttaaaattcaactcccggtaaaattttaactcatgagtgaatctgcgagttaaattttaacttatggTGACATGGACGAATTTTGGACGTctatttctcgatccaacggtagtttccaagtttccactacatatatggtttgtactatatatttttctagataaactagttttaaatttttggcctgaaagttgggagttgggaATTTATATTGGCGGTGTAACCGCCAAGAAAAATACATATTTTCTTATCGGCTAGGGAATAGCCGCtaataaaatatgtttattctTTGCGGCTAGTTTGAACCGCCAAATTAAAGTGTAATCTTGGCGGCTGATTTCAAACCTCCAAGAAAATTACATGGCCGTCAAAGACATTATGTTTTCTTGTAGTGTAATATTTTCTacacaaaaaaatataataaaaatattttcaacacgGGATCTAATAAAACTATTTTGGTATCCTAGATGTTACGTTTTTCTATGTCATTAGCAGGATTAACTAAGTTTTCGTTTCGTTTTTCTATGCCATCATCTTGAAAAATCAATTTATTTGATCTTTCAAAAAGCactatatatagattttttttaaaaaaaatatataccgtTTAATAGTATAGAAAACATCACGATGAAAAACGATGTAGTAAGTAGCCCACACAAGACGGTTGTTTTGTttcttctcttaaaaaaaaaaagagaagtcaCGTTTTATCTGGGTTAAAAAAATGATCTGcgaataagattttttttttagtttttataaGGCAAAATTgattatatagcatcgaaagttcacgtttttggttttatagcaccgaaagttaccggttcactttaatagcacccaaagttcaccatgttcccatttttaacacttctGTCAATTCTCTatcgttttccgtccgtcttgatctagccacacacacgatatgacgtttctacccctcacaagtgcaagtataatgcatgtcaatgaggggtagaaatatcatatcatgtgtgtggctggatcaataACGATAAAGACGGGcggaaaaattgacggaagtgctaaaaatggAAATAGGGTGAACTTtggatgctattaaagtgaaccggtaactttcggtgctataaaactaaaaagtgaactttcgatgctatataaccaattttgcctttttATAACCCTCCAGCTAAACATGTGGCCCCCACCACTATCTGCTCCGTTATACTACGTTACGGTTACCGTGTGTGTTATGCAATAGTTCACCGTAAGTATCAGGTGCCGTCATATTTTCTGCTATTGTTCTGTTCCCGCCCAAGGTTTTCGTTCCCGCGCCATTCCCGCAACAGAAAATGCATGTGCGCCAAAAGGAACAGCCGTGCGCGCCAACGAAATATGTCGGTGCTGAAGGATGCGGGGCCCACGTT
Above is a window of Oryza sativa Japonica Group chromosome 10, ASM3414082v1 DNA encoding:
- the LOC112936685 gene encoding uncharacterized protein At3g28850-like isoform X1, whose product is MDPRYLQELGALLPRARGVTLPQVFVGGRHLGGAEEVRRLHESGELRRVVAGAGATALAACSRCGGERYVLCGSCNGSHKRYSLKEATVRGRLAPPLLPLPLS
- the LOC112936685 gene encoding uncharacterized protein At3g28850-like isoform X2 encodes the protein MDPRYLQELGALLPRARGVTLPQVFVGGRHLGGAEEVRRLHESGELRRVVAGAGATALAACSRCGGERYVLCGSCNGSHKRYSLKEATVRDINHWS